One Cotesia glomerata isolate CgM1 linkage group LG8, MPM_Cglom_v2.3, whole genome shotgun sequence genomic window carries:
- the LOC123270554 gene encoding uncharacterized protein LOC123270554, which yields MEHESFDKNDFFLKVLRLGLKNNSITDVKVVKKFHNDKKGQNFLSNLFTVTLEYTHLLSKNGSSNAIKDSANLFIKKPLPDKTHALLFEMDVFDIESQILSDVLPKIEQIVGVKIGPKFIYQSKEPSAIIMEDLCQFQFKIKDQMLGLFKDHIGMVIETLAKYHAGSIALEEKQPGFLQQFRQSLFSTQTHPNFLGMLATSLEDLAKNMLNWPDAKCVEAGYKLQNISKNIVESSIQSIDYDEDEFCVLNHGDCWINNIMFRENDANEPLEVRLIDFQLPVWTSPAIDLLYVLGLCPEFDIKYILDDFFLEKYLKTLKNNMEKLDCKRKPPTFDELRLSMWKRRSLGLISGLVFYPKVAIKAEDIGTIKDVLDNQMKEINIYSSPEVVEKLTKLIPLLEEKGYFD from the exons atggagCACGaaagttttgataaaaatgacTTTTTCCTTAAAGTTTTGCGTTtgggattaaaaaataatagcatAACTGATGTTAAAGTAGTGAAAAAGTTCCACAATGACAAGAAaggccaaaattttttgagcaaTTTGTTTACTGTAACTCTAGAATACACACATTTACTTTCAAAAAATGGTTCGTCCAACGCAATTAAAGATTCTGCTAatttgttcataaaaaaaccactGCCAGATAAAACTCACGCGCTGTTGTTCGAGATGGATGTTTTCGATATAGAGTCACAAATTTTGAGCGACGTTTTGCCTAAAATTGAACAGATAGTTGGGGTTAAAATTGGCCCTAAATTTATCTACCAATCAAAAGAACCTTCTGCAATCATAATGGAGGATTTGTGTCAATTCCAGTTTAAGATTAAAGACCAAATGTTAGGCTTGTTTAAAGATCATATAGGCATGGTCATTGAAACACTTGCTAAGTATCATGCAGGATCGATTGCGTTAGAAGAAAag cAACCAGGATTTCTTCAACAGTTCCGTCAAAGTTTATTCAGTACACAAACGCATCCGAATTTTTTAGGAATGTTAGCGACTAGTCTCGAAGACCTTGCAAAAAATATGCTTAATTGGCCAGATGCAAAGTGCGTTGAAGCTGGTTATAAGCTTCAAAATATCTCTAAGAACATCGTAGAATCTTCCATACAAAGTATTGATTATGACGAAGATGAATTTTGTGTTTTGAATCACGGCGATTGTTGGATCAATAATATAATGTTTCGTGAAAATGACGCGAATGAACCACTGGAAGTTCGTTTa atTGATTTCCAACTGCCTGTTTGGACGTCTCCAGCGATCGATTTACTGTACGTACTTGGCCTTTGTCCCGAATTCGATATCAAGTACATATTAGATGACTTCTTCttggaaaaatatttgaaaactctaaaaaataatatggaAAAACTTGACTGCAAAAGAAAACCGCCGACTTTTGATGAGCTTAGATTGTCAATGTGGAAGCGACGATCTTTGGGTCTCATAAGCGGATTGGTATTTTATCCTAAGGTTGCGATTAAAGCTGAGGATATTGGTACTATAAAAGACGTTCTAGATAATCAAATGAAAGAGATCAATATCTATTCATCGCCGGAAGTTGTCGAAAAATTAACCAAGCTCATTCCTTTGCTGGAAGAAAAAGGGTATTTCGATTGA